The following proteins are co-located in the Bordetella bronchialis genome:
- the queE gene encoding 7-carboxy-7-deazaguanine synthase: MTYAVKEIFKTLQGEGAQAGRAAVFCRFAGCNLWSGRESDRATAACTFCDTDFVGTDGPGGGKFATADLLADALAAEWGTDAFNRYVVFTGGEPLLQLDGALVDAVHARGFTIAIETNGTMQPPPGIDWICVSPKGKAPVVLRAGNELKLVYPQADARPEAFAGLEFDHFFLQPMDGPARVANTQAIVDYCMRHPQWRLSLQTHKYIGIP, translated from the coding sequence ATGACCTACGCCGTCAAGGAAATTTTCAAGACCCTGCAGGGCGAAGGGGCGCAGGCGGGACGTGCCGCGGTGTTTTGCCGCTTTGCGGGCTGCAACCTGTGGTCGGGCCGCGAAAGCGACCGCGCCACCGCCGCCTGTACCTTCTGCGATACCGATTTCGTCGGCACCGATGGGCCGGGCGGCGGCAAGTTCGCCACGGCCGACCTGCTGGCCGACGCCCTCGCCGCCGAATGGGGAACCGACGCCTTCAACCGCTACGTGGTATTCACGGGCGGCGAACCGCTGCTGCAGCTCGATGGCGCCCTGGTGGATGCCGTGCACGCGCGCGGCTTCACCATCGCCATCGAAACCAACGGCACCATGCAGCCTCCGCCAGGCATCGATTGGATATGCGTCAGCCCCAAGGGCAAGGCGCCGGTCGTGCTGCGCGCCGGAAACGAGCTGAAGCTGGTCTACCCCCAGGCCGACGCGCGCCCGGAAGCCTTTGCCGGCCTGGAGTTCGACCACTTCTTCCTGCAGCCCATGGACGGGCCGGCGCGCGTCGCCAATACGCAGGCTATCGTCGACTACTGCATGCGCCATCCGCAATGGCGGCTCAGCCTGCAAACCCATAAATACATAGGCATCCCATGA
- the queD gene encoding 6-carboxytetrahydropterin synthase QueD: protein MNSPTGAAPGTISVTRRLEFDAGHRIPDHRSQCRNMHGHRYVLEVTLEGQVIDAPGASDNGMVMDFSDIKAIAREHLVDRWDHAFLVYAGDEAVRGFLESLPGHKTVVLDRIPTVENLARIAFDILRPHYHRQFGGDLRLARVRLYETPNCWADCEG, encoded by the coding sequence ATGAACAGCCCCACCGGCGCGGCGCCGGGCACGATTTCCGTTACCCGCCGGCTGGAATTCGACGCCGGCCACCGCATCCCCGACCACCGCAGCCAGTGCCGCAACATGCACGGGCATCGCTACGTACTGGAAGTCACGCTGGAAGGCCAGGTCATCGATGCGCCCGGCGCCTCGGACAACGGCATGGTCATGGACTTCTCCGACATCAAGGCGATCGCCCGCGAACACCTGGTGGACCGCTGGGACCATGCCTTCCTGGTCTATGCGGGCGATGAAGCGGTGCGCGGCTTCCTGGAAAGCCTGCCCGGGCACAAGACCGTAGTGCTGGACCGCATTCCCACGGTGGAAAACCTGGCCCGCATCGCCTTCGATATCCTGCGCCCCCACTATCACCGTCAATTCGGCGGCGACCTGCGGCTGGCGCGCGTGCGGCTGTACGAGACGCCTAATTGCTGGGCGGATTGCGAAGGCTGA
- a CDS encoding NCS2 family permease, translated as MLDRLFRLTEHGTTTRGEIVAGLTTFLTMSYIIFVNPDILSTTGMDRDAVFVATCLAAALGSLVMGLLANWPIGMAPGMGLNAFFAFTVVKAMGYSWQQALGAVFISGLIFLLLTVTGIRGWLIKGIPQSLRSAIAAGIGLFLAIIALSNAGIVVANPATKVSLGDLRTHGPLFAILGFFIIAALDALRVRGAILIGILVVTVLSMVLGYNSFHGLFSSPPSLAPTFLQLDIAGALHSGFFHVILVFVLVEIFDATGTLIGVAKRAGLIPEGKPNNLGRALFADSAAIVAGSALGTSSTTAYVESASGVQAGGRTGLTAVVVALLFLAALFISPLAGSVPAYATAPALLYVAGLMMRELIEVDWNDVAEATPAALTALVMPFTYSVANGLAFGFISYVVLKTLTGKAREVHAATWLVAALFVIRFAFFAG; from the coding sequence ATGCTGGATCGACTTTTTCGCTTGACCGAACACGGGACCACCACTCGCGGCGAGATCGTCGCGGGCCTGACAACGTTCCTGACGATGTCCTACATCATCTTCGTGAACCCGGACATCCTGTCGACCACCGGCATGGACCGCGACGCCGTCTTCGTCGCCACCTGCCTGGCGGCGGCGCTGGGATCGCTGGTCATGGGCCTGCTGGCCAACTGGCCCATCGGCATGGCCCCGGGCATGGGCTTGAACGCGTTCTTCGCCTTCACGGTGGTCAAGGCGATGGGCTATTCCTGGCAGCAGGCGCTGGGCGCGGTGTTCATTTCCGGCCTGATCTTCCTGCTGCTGACCGTGACCGGCATACGCGGCTGGCTGATCAAAGGCATCCCGCAATCGCTGCGCAGCGCCATCGCGGCGGGCATCGGCCTGTTCCTGGCGATCATCGCGCTGTCCAATGCCGGCATCGTGGTCGCCAACCCGGCCACCAAGGTCAGCCTGGGCGACCTGCGCACGCACGGACCGCTGTTCGCCATCCTGGGCTTTTTCATCATCGCGGCGCTGGATGCGCTGCGCGTGCGCGGTGCCATCCTGATCGGCATCCTGGTGGTGACGGTGCTGTCCATGGTGCTGGGCTACAACAGCTTCCATGGCCTGTTTTCCTCGCCGCCCAGCCTGGCGCCGACCTTTCTGCAGCTGGACATCGCCGGGGCGCTGCACAGCGGCTTCTTCCACGTCATCCTGGTCTTCGTGCTGGTGGAGATTTTCGACGCCACGGGCACCCTGATCGGGGTGGCCAAGCGCGCGGGCCTGATCCCGGAGGGCAAGCCCAACAACCTGGGCCGCGCCCTGTTCGCCGACAGCGCCGCCATCGTGGCCGGCTCGGCCCTGGGCACCAGCAGCACGACGGCCTATGTGGAAAGCGCGTCCGGCGTGCAGGCCGGCGGACGCACCGGGCTGACGGCCGTCGTGGTCGCGCTGCTCTTCCTGGCGGCGCTTTTCATCTCGCCCCTGGCCGGGTCGGTGCCTGCGTATGCCACGGCCCCCGCCCTGCTCTACGTGGCTGGCCTGATGATGCGCGAGCTGATCGAGGTCGACTGGAACGATGTGGCCGAAGCCACGCCGGCCGCCCTGACCGCGCTGGTGATGCCCTTCACCTACTCCGTCGCCAACGGCCTGGCCTTCGGCTTCATCAGTTATGTCGTACTCAAGACCCTGACGGGCAAGGCCCGCGAGGTGCACGCTGCGACGTGGCTGGTGGCTGCCCTGTTCGTGATCCGATTCGCGTTCTTCGCCGGATGA